The Sphaerisporangium siamense genome includes the window CGGGTTGCTCGGGTGCGTGGGCGGCACCGTCACCTGGTAGCGCAGGTCCAGCTTGCCCTTGTAGCCGAGCACGACGCTCGACCAGCCGCTGGGCTCGCCGATGATGAGCGCGTCGGGCGGGCTGTGGGTGTTGCGGATCGCCATCGCCCCGCGCGAGCACGGCGTCTCCTCCTCGACGACGCCGATGACCACGACCCGGCCGCGGAACCCGGGCGTCCCGGCGGCGGCGCAGATCATCGCGGCGAGCGGCCCCTTGGCGTCGACGGCGCCCCGGCCGTACAGGCTGCCGTTGACCGAGCGGACGGGCAGGGTGCCGGGCACGGTGTCCATGTGGCCGAGCAGCATCACGGTCGGCCCGTCGCCCCGGACGATCTCGCCGACGGCGTTGCCGGTCTCGTCGACGTAGGCGCTGAAGCCGAGCTCGCGCATCGCGGTGACGAGGGCGCGGGCGAGCGCGGCCTCGTGGTGGGAGGGGGAGTCGATCTCCAGCATCCGGCGGAGCAGCCCGATCGCGACGGTCTCGCCGACCGGGCCGGTGTCCGCGCTGGGCCAATCATTCATCAGGGGCTCGTCTCCATGGTGTCGAGGCGGTCGCGTCCCCCCAGGACGACCGTGGTCGCGGCGCCGTCCAGCGCGGCCGTCACCGGCCGGGGGCGGCGTCCGTCCGCGATGAGCGTCTCGGGCACCCCGGCCGCGAGCGCCTCACGGGCGGCGATCAGTTTCAGTCCCATCCCGCCGGACCGGTGGGCGGGGGGCTCGTCCGGCGAGAGCTCCACCACGGGCAGCACCGAGTCCGGGTCGTCCACGTCGGCGAGGACCCCCGGGGCGCCGGTCAGCATCACCAGGCGCCTGGCGCCGAGCGCGGCGGCCACGGCGGCGGCGGCCCGGTCGGCGTTGATGTTCACCGGCCGGCCGTCCTCGGCCAGGGCCGGAGGTGAGACGACCGGCACCAGGCCCGCGGCGAGCAGCCCGCGCAGCAGCCCGGTGTCCACGCTGGTGATCGTCCCGACCTGGTTGTCGCGCACGATCACGCGCACGCCGTCCACGACGGCGCGGTGCGCCGCCTTCCTGCGGGCGCGCAGCAGGCCCGCGTCCAGGCCGGTGAGCCCGACCGCGCGGACCCCGGCCGCGGCGAGCGAGGCGAGCAGGCGCGGCTTGGCCATGCCGGCCAGGGCCAGCGTGACGACCTCCAGCATGGCCGGGTCGGTGTAGCGGGCGGGCACGCCGTCCGGGGCGACGAGCCGCCTGCTCGGCACGCCGAGCCGCGCGGCCAGCCGCTCGATGTCGGCCGAGCCGCCGTGCACCAGCACGACCTCGGCGCCCCGCTCGCGCAGAGTGGCCACGTCGGCGCACACCTCGTCCACCTCGACGGCGGCGTTGCCTCCGCACTTGACCACCGTGATGTCAGTCATGCCCGCCTTTCCTGGTCAGTTCGGGTGGAGTCCGGGGAAGGTCAGGCCGGCGCGCTCCGGCCAGCCGTACCGGACGTTCATGCACTGCACGGCGTTGCCCGCGCCGCCCTTGACGAGGTTGTCCAGGGCGGCGACCAGGACCAGGGCCCGCTCGTCGCCGTCGGTGGCGAAGCCGACGTCGCAGAAGTTCGACCCGCTGAGGATCTTGGGTTCTGGCAGCCGGTACAGCCCGCGCTTCTGCGCCACCACGCGCACGAACGGCTCGGCCGCGTAGGCGGCGCGGTAGGCCGCGCGCACGGCCCGCTCGTCGGCGCCCGGCGCGAGCCGCGCCCGGCACAGCACCTGGATGCCGCGCACCGCTTCGACGCCGGTGGCGCTCATCCGCACCGACAGGCCGGTCTCCTGGCCGATCTCGGCCTCGTGCCGGTGCCGGGTCGGCGCGAACACCCGCATCGCGCCGCTGCGCTCGGCGTGCAGGTTCTCCGGCCCCGCCGTGGCGCCGGACCCGCTGGAGCCGGTGCGCGCGTCGATCGTCACCTCCGGCTCGATCAGCCCGGCGGCGGCGGCCGGGCGCAGGGCGAGGATCCCCGCGGTGGCCATGCAGCCGGGCACGGCGACCCTGTCGGCGGAGCGCAGCCGGTCGCGGTGCAGCTCGGGCAGTCCGAGGACGAACTCCGGCAGCAGGTCCACGGCCTCGTGCGGCAGGCCGTAGTAGCGGCGGAAGACCTCGGGGTCGCGCAGCCGGAAGTCGGCCGACAGGTCGAAGATCGTCGGGGCGATCTTCGCGTAGCCGGCCATCCGGCCCATGGTCTCGGTGTGCGGGGTCGCCAGGAACAGCGCGTCGTACTCCCGCAGGTCGCCGGGGTCCACGAAGGTGAGGTCGGTGAGGCCGCGCAGGTTCGGGTGCGCGCCGTCCACCCGGCGCCCGGCCAGCCGGGTCGAGGTGACCGCCGCCACCTCGGCCTCGGGGTGGCCGAGCAGCAGCCGCAGCAGCTCGCCGCCGATGTACCCCGACCCTCCGACGATCGCTACCCGCGCCACGTGTGCACCCCGTTCAGCACGTGGTCCACGATCCGGTCCGCCACGTTCACCCGGTCTCCCATCGCGTGCTGGAACCCGGAGAACTCGACGATGTCGTTGACCTCCAGGACCAGCAGCCTGCCGTCCTCGTCCTCGACCAGGTCCACGCCCGCGACGTCGGCCTCGGTGGCCCGGGCCGCCGCGTACACGAGCTTGGCCAGGTCGTCGGTCACCTCGCACGGCTCGGTGACCGCGCCGCGCGCCACGTTCGTGCGCCATTCCTCGCTGCGCCGGTAGACCGCGCCCAGCACCTCGCCGCCGACGACCAGGGCCCGGATGTCGCGGCCCGGCTTGTCCACGTACTCCTGGACGTACACGACGTGCGACTGCGGCGAGGGGAGGGCGGCGATGTACTCCAGCACCGTCTCGGCGACCCGCCGGTCCGGCACGTAGGTCACCAGCCGCCCCCACGAGCCCACCAGCGGCTTCAGCACCGCCGGGTAGCCGATCTCCTCGATCGCCGGCAGCGCCGCCGTCGGGGTGAGGGCCAGCGCGGTCCGCGGGGCGGGCAGCCCGGCGGACCGCAGCGCCATCGAGGTGCGCCACTTGTCGCCGCACACCTCGGTGGCGCGGGCGCTGTTCACGACGAGCGTGCCGAGCGCCTCCAGGCTGTGCGCCGCGTACGCCGCCCGGACGTGGCCGATCTCCCGGTTCAGCGCGCGGTCCCACGGCAGCGGCGCGAGGTCCGCCGAGCTCCACAGCGTCCTGCTGTCCACGTGGACGTAGGGCGCGGCCCGGCGGTCGAGCGCGTCGAAGATCCGTTTCTCGTCGGCGCGGATCCGGGAGGCGACCACGGCGAGAGTGCCAGGAGAGGTCACTCGCCCCAGTCCTCTTCCACTTCGGGCGCGAGCCCGACGAGCGTCGGCTCCAGGGAGAGCACTTCCAGCTCGGCGTGGCAGTCACCGCATTCCAGGATCTCGTTGAGGCGGGGCGCGTCGGGCAGGTCGACCGTGGCCTCGCACTCGGGGCAGGCGATCATAGGGTTCTCCTCTTGTCTCGTCGTGGACTCAGGGCAGGTCTGTGGCGGTCAGCCGCGCGCGCACCCGGGCCGCGACGCCGGCGGGGGTGATGCCGTGCTCGGCGACGATGTGCTCCTGGCCGCCGACGGTGTCGACGAACCGGTCGGGCATGGCGATGCGCAGCAGCGGGCGCGGGGCGCGCTCGGCGAGCTCCTCGGCCACCGCGGACCCGAGCCCGCCGGCCGGCCAGTGCTCCTCGACCGTGACCACCAGGCGGGCGTGCCCGGTGGCGGCCACGAGCGTCTCGGCGTCGAACGGCTTGAGCGTGTGGGCGTGCAGCACGCCCGCGTCCAGGCCGTCCTCGGCGAGGGCCTCGGCCGCGCCGAGCGCGGCGAGCACCGGCAGCGGGCCCGCGGCGACCAGCACGATCTCTTCGCCCGCGCGCAGCCGCTGGATCGTCCCGAGCACCGGGGGAGGCGTGCCGTCCGGCAGGGACGGGGTGGGCTTGCGGCCGAGCCGCACGTACGCCGGGCCCGGCAGCTCGGCGACCTGGGCGAGCAGCGCGACGGTCGAGTCGGCGTCGGCGGGGACCACCACGGTCATGTTCGGCAGCGTCCGCATCACGGCCACGTCCTCCAGGGCGTGGTGGGTCGGGCCGAGGTGGCCCGCCGATACCCCGGCGTGGGTGGCCATGACGCGGACGGGCAGCGCGTTGTAGGCGATGTCGATCTTGACGGCCTCCAGGGCGCGTGCGCCCGCGAACGCGGCCATCGTGTTGACGTACGGACGCCACCCGGAGGCGGCCATGCCCGCCGCGACGCCCATGAGGGTGTGCTCGGCGATGCCCAGGTTGAGGTAGCGGGCCGCGGCGTCGCCGAAGTCCACGCCGGAGAACAGCCCGGTGTCGGTGTCCAGGCACACGGCGGCGGGGTCGAGGGCCATCCGCGCGACCAGCGCGTCCCGGTACGCCGTCCGGGTCGCCGTGGCGCTCACCGGTCACCCGCCTGGAGCGCGCGCGCCAGACGGGCGTGCATCCGGTCGGACAGCGTCGCGTAGTGGCTGTTCGGCTTGCCCGCCACCATCGCCAGACCCTGCCCCTTGACCGTGCGGGCGACCAGCGCGCTCGGGCGGCCTGGCTCCCACGGCGCCGAGGCCAGCGCCTCGCGCAGCGCCTCGTGGTCGTGCCCGTCCACCTCCCTGACCGCCCAGTTGAAGGCGCGCCAGCGGTCGGCCAGCGGCTCCAGCGGGGCGATCTGCTCGGTGTGGCCGGTGAGCTGCAGGCCGTTCCTGTCGATCACGGCCACGAGGTTGTCGGCGCGCTGGGCGGCGGCGGCGATGGCCGCCTCCCAGCAGGAGCCCTCCTGCAGTTCACCGTCGCCCATCAGCACGAACGACCGGTTCGCGCGCCCGGCCAGCCGGGCCGACAGCGCGAAGCCGAGGCCGAGGGCCAGGCCGTGCCCGAGCGAGCCGGTGGGCATCTCCACGCCGGGCACCGCGCGCACCGGGTGGCCCATCAGGCGGCTGCCCGGCCTGGCGTAGGTGGCCAGCTCCTCGACGGGGAAGTAGCCGCGCTCGGCGAGCGTGGCGTACAGGCCGATCGCGCCGTGGCCCTTGCTGAGCAGGAACACGTCCCTGCCGGGGTCGGCGGGCGCGCCGGGGTCGACGTTCATGACGGAGAAGTACAGGACGGCGAGGATGTCGGCGCTGGACAGCGAGCCGCCGAGGTGCCCGCCCTCCGGCCCCGCGCACATGTCGACGATGTGGCGGCGGATCCGGAGCGCGGTCTCCTGCAGGCTCTCCGCGCCCACGAGGGCGGTCACCGGGCCGACTTCGCGATCGCGGCCACCATGTCCAGGTTCTCCCAGACCTTCTCGAACCCGTCGGCGTACCGCTGCAACGCGGGCCCGGCGCCGGGGTTGAGGTGGCGCTTCTGCAGGGTCAGCGAGTCGGCGATCACCTGCGTCGCCACCGGGTGCCCGGCGTCCGGCGGCGGCTCGGCGGCCGTCCACGGGTAGCCGGAGCCGTAGCCGGCCCGGTCGGTGAAGACCTTCTGCTCGGGGAGCGGCATGAGCTGGTACCGCGACACCGGCACCCCCTCGGCGCGCAGCAACCGGTGCAGCGCCGCGCGGAACGCCTCCGGGCGCACGCCGTCCAGGCCCGCGGCGGCCGGGTCGAGGCGGAAGCGCAGGATGTGCCAGGCGTGCGTGACGTCCCCGACGCGGGTGGGCACGACGAGGCCCGGCAGCCCGGCGAGCCGGTCCAGCAGCGCGGTCACGTTCGCGCGGCGCGCGTCGTCGTAGGCGTCGAAGCGTTCGAGCTGCGACAGGGTGAACGCCGCCTGCACGGCGCTCAGCTTGTGGTTCCAGCCGAGCAGGTAGGAGATGTAGTCGCGGTCCCTGCCCGCCTCGATGACCTCGCCGAACTGGCGGGTCATGCGCGCGGTCGCGGCGACCTTGTCGTCCTGGAGGGTGACGAGGCCGCCCTCCCCGCACGTCGGCAGGTTCTTGGTCACCTGGAGGCTGAACGCGGCGGCGTCGCCGAGCGAGCCGACGGGACGGCCGTTGTAGGACGCGCCGTGCGCCTGCGCGGCGTCCTCCACCACGACCAGGCCGTGCCGGCGGGCGATCGCGGTGAGCGCGTCCATGTCGGCGGGGTGGCCGTGCAGGTGCACCGGCATGATCGCGGCGGTGCGCGGGGTGACCAGCGCCTCGACCGCCGCCGGGTCCATGCAGAACGTCACGGGGTCCACGTCGGCGAAGACGGGGACCGCCATCTGGTGCACGGGGGCGAGCCCGCTGGCGATGAAGCTCAGCGACGGCACGATCACCTCGTCGCCCGGGCCGACGCCGAGCGCGGCCAGCGCGAGCTGGAGCGCGGTGGTGCCGTTGGAGGTGCCGACGCAGTGCGCCGCGCCGGTCCGTTCGGCCCAGCGCCGCTCCAGCACCGACACCGCCGTCTCGCCGTCGGTGTCCGACACCAGCGCCGCCCCGTCCAGCACGCCGAGCACGGCGGCCCGGTCCTCCTCGGTGATCACCGGCCAGGGCGGGTTGCGCAGGTCCTTGGGCACGGCGGGGCGGCCGCCGAACGCGGCCAGCCGCCGGTCCCGCCCGGTCGCCTCCGCGCCGGTCATGGTCTCTGGGGTGGTCAAGGTGTCCCCTCCTCGAAGGCGGTCACGGTAAGGAGGCCGCGCCGGAGCCTGCCGCCTCGCGCAGTCCCGCGACGGCGGTCTCGTAGGCGGCGACGAGGCGCCTCCCATGCCGGGCCAGGTCGCGCGCAGCCGCGACGGGGGCGCGCCTGCCGTGCGCGGCGGTGATCCGCACGCCGGTCCAGGCGTGCGCGACGTCCTCCACCAGGCGGCCCGCCTCGCGCAGCACGGGCTCCTTCCAGCGCGTCCCGCAGGAGCGCAGGAACTCCGCGTGCAGCGCGGCCTGGGCCTGCATGCCCCAGCCGAACGGGTACGCCTCCTCCAGCGCGTGGGCGTCGCCGCCGGCGGCCCGCTCGACCAGGCCGCCGACGAAGGCGCGCACCCCGGCCAGGCCGCCCCACCCGGCCTCGTCGCGCGCCGCCTCGAACCCGGCGATGTTGGCCGCGAGCACCCGGCCGACGAAGGCGGGGTCGGTCTCGGGGACGTCCGCGACGCTCACGGTCAGGTAGCGCCCGCCGATGGCGGAGTCGCTGAAGAAGGCGTCCTGCACGTCCTTGGGGTTGGCCGAGGTCCAGGCGTCCAGCAGGGCGGGCACCGGGATCGGGCCCGCGTGCGCGGGCGGCATCGCGTCGCCGACGTACGCCCGCTCCTCGTCCAGGCCGTACACGGTGATCAGGTGGGCGGCGTGGACGTCCCGGTAGGCGGGGCGGAACGGCAGGTGGAAGTTGTCGACCGCGATGATCGGCCACCGGCCGTCCGCGAGCGCGCGCCGCAGGTCCTCCAGCGGGTCGGCGGGGTCGGCGGGGCGGTGCCAGCGGGTGGTGAGGCCGTGGTGCGGGGCCAGGCTGCGGCCGAGGTCGCCGGGGTGGCGGCAGGGGTAGTAGAACTCCTCCGAGGTGACGTCGCCCGGCTTGAACAGGAACTCCCAGTGCGCGCCGAGCACGTCCAGCGGCTCGTGCCCCTCGCGCAGCAGCGCGGTGGCCAGCGTCGACTGCAGGCAGCTGATGAGGTCGCGGTACCAGAGGACCGGCGTCGTCGCGGTCATGCCGGGTCCCCGGCGGGCTCGCCGGCCGCCTGCAGCGTGAGCGCGAACACGTGGACGGCGATGTTGCGCGGCAGGCGCAGCCCGGTCAGCGGCGCGCGCCGGGTCACCGGCACCCGCTGGCTCCACATCAGCGCCTCCACCCGGGGCTGCGTGTGGTGCGGGTAGTGCATGACCGGGGTCTCGTACGCCTTCTCCTCGCCGAACGCCGCGTGCGCCTGGGCCCAGAAGTCCGAGACCCGCAGCGACTCGAAGTCCACCTCGCCGCCGGAGAAGTGCAGGGCCACGGTGTCCTCGGTGCGGCGCTCGGCGGCGGTCAGCAGGTGGATCCAGTCGTAGCGGCCCTCCGGAAGTTCCACATATTGGCCCGCGCACCTGACGTTGTCCCCCGCGGCGGAGGGACCGCCGAAACGGAATGGCACGCCCGCCACCTCCACCCGCGCGCCGCGCGGCGGCAGGTATTCGGCGGGAAAGGAATTACGCCACACGTTGAAACCACCCGACCCGCGGTCGTCCGCGGCCGAGATCCCGCGATTGTTCCAATGCGCGGCCAGGTCGACGGGCAGCAGTGTCGTCCTGGTCACGACGGATAACGGCGGGCTCCCGGTTTTCATCTCTGAATCGACGTCCACGTGACCTCCGTCAGCGATTCAAGCGCGCGGAGATAAAACTCTCCACTCGCCGTGAATCTACAAGTCGGGCGCCGCTCCCCACATCCACGGGACCGGGATCCCCGCCGACGAGGCCCGTTGATGCCGTGCGCCGCCGATGGCACGCCGCGATGAGATTCCACGGCCCGGATAAACGCCGTGATGACAACGCGGTCCCCGCGGGTCGTCACGCGTCACGCGCGGCCACCCGCGCCGCCTCGACGAGCGCGATCGCCAGCCGCTCCACCGTCGGCTCGGCGTACACCACGCGCATCGGCAGGTCGATGCCGAAGCTCCTGCGCAGCCGCGCGGTGAGCCGGGCGGCGAGCAGGGAGTGCCCGCCGAGGTCGAAGAAGCTGTTCTTGATGCCGATCGGGCCGCTGCGCCCCAGCACCTGGCCGAACAGGTCGGCGAGCAGCTTCTCCACGTCGTCCCTGGGCGCGACGAACTCCTCCGCGGCGGCGCCCTGTCCGGCGGGCTTGGGCAGCGCGCCGCGGTCCACCTTGCCGTTGGAGGACAGCGGGAGCTCCTCCAGCGCCACGTACGTCGCCGGCAGCATGTACTCGGGCAGCCGCTCGGCCAGCGCCGCGCGCAGCCGCGCGGGGGGCTCGGGCTCGCCCCGGTGCACCAGGTACGCCACCAGCGCGGGCTCGCCCCTGTCGTCCTCGCCGAGCACCACCACGGCCTGGGCGACGCCGGACAGGTCCAGCAGGGCCGCCTCCACCTCGCCGAGCTCGATCCTGGACCCGTTCACCTTGACCTGGTGGTCCAGGCGGCCGAGGTACTCGATCACGCCGTCGTCGCGCCAGCGCGCCAGGTCGCCGGTCGCGTACAGGCGCGCGGCGGGGTCGGCGGGGTCGGGCTTGAACCGCTCGGCGGTCAGCTCGGGCCGGTTCAGGTAGCCGCGGGCGAGCTGAACCCCGCCGAGGTGCAGCTCACCGGCCATGCCGACGGGCATCCGGTTGCCGCGGGCGTCCAGCACGTGCACGGTCGTGTTCGCGATCGGGGCGCCGATCGGCACGATCGCGTCCTGCGGGCCGCAGGCCCAGCGGGTGACGTCGATCGCCGCCTCGGTCGGCCCGTACAGGTTGTCCAGGCCCGCGGTGAGCCCGGAGGCGAAGAACCTGCGGGTCAGCTCGACGGGAAGCGCCTCGCCGCTGCACACCACCTGGCGGATCGCGCCGCACCGGGACAGGTCCGCGTACTCCAGGAACAGCGCCAGCATGGGCGGCACGAAGTGCAGGAACGTCACGCCCTCCGCCTCGGCCTGCTCGGCCAGGTACTCCATGTCCTTGTGCCCGTCCGGCTTGATCACCGCCAGCCGGGCGCCGGTCATGAGCGGCCAGAAGAACTCCCACACCGACACGTCGAACCCGAAGGGCGTCTTCTGCATCACCACGTCGGACGGGCCGAGCCGGTAGGTCTCCTGCATCCACAGCAGCCGGTTGAGCAGGCCCGCGTGGGTGTTCATCACGCCCTTGGGCGTGCCGGTCGAACCGGAGGTGTAGATGACGTACGCCAGGTCGTCCAGGCCCGGGACCTCGGCCGGGGCCTCGTCCGGCAGCGCGTCCAAGCCCTCGCCGGGGTCGTCCAGGCGCACCGCGGGCACGCCCGGCACGGTCAGCCGCCCGGCCAGGGACAGCCGCGTGAGCAGGGCCACGGCCCCGGCGTCCTCGGCCATGTAGGCGAGCCGCGCCCGCGGGTACTGCGGGTCGAGCGGCAGGTACGCCGCGCCCGCCTTCAGCGTGGCCAGCAGGGCGACCACCAGCTCGACCGAGCGCTCCAGGTGCACCGCGACCACGCGGTCGGGGCCCGCGCCGAGCGCGCGCAGGCGGTGGGCGAGCCGGTTGGCCCGCCGGTCCAGCTCCCCGTAGGTCACCGACGCGCCGGCGAACCTGACCGCGACCGCCTCCGGCGTCTCGCGGGCGCGCAGGCCGATCAGCTCGGGCACGGTGTGCGCGGTCGGGTAGTCGGTCGCGGTGGCGTTCCAGGCCGCGATCCGCTCCTCCTCGGCCGGGGTGAGCAGCGGGAGCCGGGACAGTGGCAGGTCGGGCTTGTCCGCGGCGGCCCTGAGCAGCGTCGTCAGGTGCCCGGCCAGCCGGCGCGCGGTGCTCGCGTGGTGGAGCGCGCCGTCGTAGCCGGCCAGCACGCGCGGTGCGGCGCCGTCCGTCTCCAGCGTGATCGCCAGCGCGTCGGCCGTGAAGGCCGCCTTCCCGTGGACGGGCCCGACCCGGCCGAGCAGGTCGGCGAAGCCCGGGTCGCCGGACACGTCCACCCGGACGGCGCCGGACCCCGCGACCTCCACGGGGACGGCGTCGCGCCCGGTGTAGCGGTGCAGGACCGCGGCGAACCCCGCCAGCGCGACCGTCTCGGCGCTCGTCGCGCCGCGGCGGGCGAGCTCGCGCACCGCCTCGGCGTCCCCGTCGTCGAGGACCAGCTCGACCGCGTCGTCCACGACCGGCCCTCCGGCCCGCCTGGGCAGGTCCGTCCACAACTGGAAGTGATCGGTGTCTGGCATGACTGGTGACCTTCCCCCGCGCGGCCATCGGTGAGCGGTGTCGCGAACGCGTCCGACGTGCTTTCGGAACCGTCACCGTACGCCATGGGCACGGCGGCCGGAATACGTGATCCATTGGTATCGACGCAGCCTTGTTCCGCCTCTCACCGGGTGCCGTTGCAAGTTTCTTGGCCCGCCCCGATGTTCGGTTAAGCGCACCGTTTCTTTCAACTTCACGCGCTCACGGATGCCGGTTCTCGTAATGGATCCCTACTGTGGAACGCGGAACCCTGGAAAAGTCGGTGCGGAAATGGATGGGGCATGAGCGAGCTACGTGACGATTTTGCGCGGCAACCCGGAGACCATCGGACGGAACTGCTGAATCGGCTGAAGTCCGAGAAGCAGCGAAGCGTCGCCGTCATGCAGCCGCGGCCGGACCGGGATACCGCGCCGCTGTCTTTTTCCCAGGAATCGCTGTGGTTCCTGGACCAGTTCGCGCCGGGCCAGTCCACCTACAACGTGCCGAGCGCGTTCCGCATCCGCGGCGCCCTGGACGTCGAGGCGCTGCGCGGGGCGTTCGCCGACGTCGTGGCCCGGCACGAGTCGATGCGCACGAGCCTCCACGACCGCGGCGGCGAGGGCCTCCAGCGCGTGCACCCCCAGGTGGAGGTGAACGTGCGGCTGGTCGATCCGGCCGGGGCCACCCCCGAGGAGCGGCTCGCCACGGCAAGGAAGCTCGCCACCGACGTCGCCCGCGAGCCCTTCGACCTGTCGTCCGCGCCGCTGTGGCGGGTTCTGCTCTACCGGATCGGCGAGGAGGAGCACCTGCTGCTGCTCGTCGTCCACCACGTCGTCTGGGACGGCTGGTCGATGGGCGTGTTCTACCAGGAGCTCGCCGCCTTCTACGGCGTCAGGACCGGCGTCGAGGGCGTCGAGATCCCCGAGCCGCCCACGCTCCAGTACGCCGACTACGCGACCTGGCAGCGCGAATGGCTCCAGGGCAAGGTGCTGGAGGACCTGAACCAGTACTGGCGCGAGCGGCTGACCGGCGCCCCGGTGGTCGAGCTGCCCACCGACAGGCCCCGCCCCTCCGAGCCGACCTTCGACGGCGCGACCCTGCACCACACCACGCCCGCCGACCTCATGGAGGACCTGCACGGCCTGGCCAGGGAGACCGGGGCCAGCCCGTTCGCCGTGTACCTCACCGCGTTCCTGATCGTGCTGCACCGCCACACCGGCCAGGACGACCTCACCATCGGCTCGGCCGCGGCCAACCGCAGCCGCACCGAGGTCGAGCGGATGATCGGCTACTTCATCAACATCCTGGTGCTGCGCACCGACCTGTCCGGCGACCCGACGGTCCGCCAGCTCCTGTCCCGCGTCCACGACGTCGTCCAGGGCGCGATGGCGCACGGCGAGCTGCCCTTCGACCGGGTCGTGGACGTCGTCCGGCCGCCGCGCGACCCCTCACGGACGCCGCTGTTCCAGATCGGCTTCGGCCTCCAGCACCTGGCCGACCCGCCGCAGCTCCCCGGCCTCGACGTCGTCACCGAGTCGCCCGACCTGGACACCGCCCGGTTCGACATGACCTGGGGCCTGGTGGAGACCGTCGAGGGCCTGACCTGGACCATCGAGTACAACACCAACCTGTTCGACGCCGAGACGATGAACGCGCTCGCCGGGCACTACAAGCAGGTGCTGCGCGCGCTCGTCCCGTTCCTCAACACGCCGATCTCGCGGGTGCCCGTGCTCACCCCCGCCGAGCGCGAGGAACTGCTCGGCAAGTGGAACGGCCCCGCCCGGCCGCTGCCCAGCACCACGCTGACGCAGGAGTTCGAGCTCCAGGTGGAGAAGAACCCCGACGCGGTGGCCGTGTGGTCCGGCGGCGTGGCGATGACGTACGGCGAGCTGAACCGGCGGGCCAACCGGCTGGCCAGGCTGCTCGAAGAGCACGGCGTGACCCGGGGGAGCCGCGTGGCGCTGGCCATGCCCCGCGACCACGACCTGATCGCGTCGATGTTCGCCACGCTGAAGGCCGGGGCCGCGTACGTCCCCGTCGACTCCTCCCACCCGCAGGCGCGCGTGGCGGGCATGCTGAACGACGCCGCCCCGACCGTCGTGCTGTCGCACAGCTCCGTCGCCGGCAACCTGCCCGACGGCGGCCCGAAGGTCCTGGCGCTGGACGAGCTGGCCGACACGCTGGCCGGGTACGACGACACGAACCTGGACCACGGGCCCGAGCTGAAGGACCCCGCCTACGTCCTGTTCACCTCGGGCACCACGGGCAGGCCCAAGGGTGTGATCATCGAGCACCACTCGGTGGTCGCGTTCGTCGAGGCCGTCACCGAGATGTTCGACATCGTGCCGAGCGACCGCTTCGTCGCGTTCGCCTCGCTGACCTTCGACGTCTCGGTGTTCGAGATCTTCACCTCGCTGTGCCGCGGCGCCGGGCTCGCGCTCGTCCGGGACGAGGAGCGCCTCGACATGCGGGAGCTGCAGAGGATCATCGAGGAGCACCGCGTCACGATC containing:
- a CDS encoding non-ribosomal peptide synthetase — protein: MPDTDHFQLWTDLPRRAGGPVVDDAVELVLDDGDAEAVRELARRGATSAETVALAGFAAVLHRYTGRDAVPVEVAGSGAVRVDVSGDPGFADLLGRVGPVHGKAAFTADALAITLETDGAAPRVLAGYDGALHHASTARRLAGHLTTLLRAAADKPDLPLSRLPLLTPAEEERIAAWNATATDYPTAHTVPELIGLRARETPEAVAVRFAGASVTYGELDRRANRLAHRLRALGAGPDRVVAVHLERSVELVVALLATLKAGAAYLPLDPQYPRARLAYMAEDAGAVALLTRLSLAGRLTVPGVPAVRLDDPGEGLDALPDEAPAEVPGLDDLAYVIYTSGSTGTPKGVMNTHAGLLNRLLWMQETYRLGPSDVVMQKTPFGFDVSVWEFFWPLMTGARLAVIKPDGHKDMEYLAEQAEAEGVTFLHFVPPMLALFLEYADLSRCGAIRQVVCSGEALPVELTRRFFASGLTAGLDNLYGPTEAAIDVTRWACGPQDAIVPIGAPIANTTVHVLDARGNRMPVGMAGELHLGGVQLARGYLNRPELTAERFKPDPADPAARLYATGDLARWRDDGVIEYLGRLDHQVKVNGSRIELGEVEAALLDLSGVAQAVVVLGEDDRGEPALVAYLVHRGEPEPPARLRAALAERLPEYMLPATYVALEELPLSSNGKVDRGALPKPAGQGAAAEEFVAPRDDVEKLLADLFGQVLGRSGPIGIKNSFFDLGGHSLLAARLTARLRRSFGIDLPMRVVYAEPTVERLAIALVEAARVAARDA
- a CDS encoding non-ribosomal peptide synthetase; amino-acid sequence: MSELRDDFARQPGDHRTELLNRLKSEKQRSVAVMQPRPDRDTAPLSFSQESLWFLDQFAPGQSTYNVPSAFRIRGALDVEALRGAFADVVARHESMRTSLHDRGGEGLQRVHPQVEVNVRLVDPAGATPEERLATARKLATDVAREPFDLSSAPLWRVLLYRIGEEEHLLLLVVHHVVWDGWSMGVFYQELAAFYGVRTGVEGVEIPEPPTLQYADYATWQREWLQGKVLEDLNQYWRERLTGAPVVELPTDRPRPSEPTFDGATLHHTTPADLMEDLHGLARETGASPFAVYLTAFLIVLHRHTGQDDLTIGSAAANRSRTEVERMIGYFINILVLRTDLSGDPTVRQLLSRVHDVVQGAMAHGELPFDRVVDVVRPPRDPSRTPLFQIGFGLQHLADPPQLPGLDVVTESPDLDTARFDMTWGLVETVEGLTWTIEYNTNLFDAETMNALAGHYKQVLRALVPFLNTPISRVPVLTPAEREELLGKWNGPARPLPSTTLTQEFELQVEKNPDAVAVWSGGVAMTYGELNRRANRLARLLEEHGVTRGSRVALAMPRDHDLIASMFATLKAGAAYVPVDSSHPQARVAGMLNDAAPTVVLSHSSVAGNLPDGGPKVLALDELADTLAGYDDTNLDHGPELKDPAYVLFTSGTTGRPKGVIIEHHSVVAFVEAVTEMFDIVPSDRFVAFASLTFDVSVFEIFTSLCRGAGLALVRDEERLDMRELQRIIEEHRVTIIDLPPPVMALLTPERFTAARVALVGGEIFNGELVNRWNRRRRLWNGYGPTECTVAMVYYECVGHFESGPPIGLPYANHVAHVVDQHMELLPYGVAGELVIGGIGLTPGYLNDPFLTQAKIVNDPFGTAPGGRLYHTGDLVKRLRNGNLLCLGRVDSQVKIRGQRIELGEIETVLASHPDVGQVSVQAWTDDVGEKHLVAYVSAASGTTPEVSLLRSYVAEHLPRHMVPAYVVLLEQLPLTIAGKVDARRLPAPDDSARAGGGVVEPTNETERVLAEEIFAPLLRLNKVGIHDNFFEVGGNSLQATQLVSRIRDRFGVDLGLAEFFRSPTVAHLGGVIDAQRQETLSDEELLAMLEQMPEDEVSKLLGDQDGDGAA